One Methanolobus sp. WCC4 DNA segment encodes these proteins:
- a CDS encoding RimK/LysX family protein, translating to MKVNDLKAILKFSAREEAMFGRFGLPRDAFYPMILSLKLGGAWSYAAGDLQSISVMKVFTNYDEETRTGNTIEEVYLFLNPEYVSKEGVVHRLERCGNKDERSLVTRPYSVTLKAERVIVAAISTEKRKIFVKELEEKTMSFKGPSAFYAAHEMEHLEHIEIEGLPMWAFEYEELKE from the coding sequence ATGAAGGTCAATGATCTCAAAGCTATCCTCAAGTTCAGTGCCAGGGAAGAGGCTATGTTCGGCAGGTTCGGTCTCCCCAGGGATGCTTTCTATCCAATGATACTTTCCCTGAAACTGGGAGGCGCCTGGAGCTATGCTGCAGGTGACCTGCAAAGTATCTCGGTTATGAAGGTCTTTACGAACTATGACGAGGAAACCAGGACAGGCAACACTATAGAAGAGGTCTATCTTTTTCTGAATCCTGAATATGTATCCAAAGAAGGTGTTGTTCACAGACTTGAGAGGTGTGGGAACAAAGATGAACGTTCCCTTGTCACAAGACCCTATTCGGTTACCCTGAAAGCAGAAAGGGTGATCGTTGCAGCCATCAGTACGGAAAAGAGAAAGATATTCGTTAAGGAGCTTGAGGAAAAGACAATGTCTTTCAAGGGTCCGTCCGCTTTTTACGCTGCCCATGAGATGGAACATCTGGAGCACATAGAGATTGAGGGTCTCCCTATGTGGGCATTTGAGTATGAGGAACTCAAAGAGTAG
- a CDS encoding fumarylacetoacetate hydrolase family protein encodes MFGRFRYKDEVFYGEVNGNTVTSQERGFTEYELSDLEILPPSDPSKIICVGLNYHDHAAELGLSVPEEPLLFIKPPSAVIGHHGKVIYPKISERVDYEAELAIVIGKKCKNITYDRAYDVIAGFTCFNDVTARDLQQKDGQWTRAKSFDTFAPMGPFIVPVEDLDPDDALIRCRVNGEVVQDSNISNMIFDVPYLVEFISSIMTLEVGDIIATGTPPGVGELHAGDTVEIEIEGIGTLTNEVV; translated from the coding sequence ATGTTCGGACGATTCAGATACAAGGACGAAGTGTTCTATGGTGAGGTAAATGGCAACACCGTCACTTCACAGGAACGTGGATTCACAGAGTATGAACTCTCAGACCTGGAGATATTGCCACCTTCCGATCCTTCCAAGATAATCTGTGTAGGTCTCAATTACCATGATCATGCAGCTGAACTTGGTCTGTCCGTACCGGAAGAACCACTACTTTTCATCAAACCACCTTCTGCTGTGATAGGACATCATGGCAAGGTGATATATCCTAAGATAAGCGAAAGGGTCGATTATGAAGCTGAACTGGCTATCGTGATCGGTAAGAAATGTAAGAATATAACCTACGACCGGGCCTACGATGTGATAGCAGGTTTTACATGTTTCAATGATGTGACCGCCCGTGACCTTCAGCAGAAGGATGGGCAGTGGACAAGGGCAAAGAGTTTCGATACCTTTGCACCGATGGGTCCGTTCATAGTTCCGGTTGAGGATCTCGACCCGGATGATGCTTTAATCAGATGCCGTGTCAACGGTGAAGTGGTACAGGATTCGAACATTTCCAATATGATATTTGATGTTCCGTATCTTGTCGAGTTCATTTCCAGCATAATGACGCTGGAAGTGGGAGACATCATTGCTACAGGCACTCCGCCAGGTGTTGGTGAACTGCATGCGGGGGATACTGTAGAGATAGAGATAGAAGGAATAGGGACTTTGACCAACGAGGTTGTATAA
- a CDS encoding glutamate--tRNA ligase: MTLTDDDKKTIEKYALQNAVKYGQAPQIGAVMGRVMGECPHLRPKAKDVTPVIQEVLAEVAKETPEQWQARLEALAPELIEELNTKKEPDKGLKALDVEEGQKVVMRFAPNPNGPPTLGSTRGIIVNFEYVKKYGGKFIIRFDDTDPQTKRPMLEAYDWYVDDCKWLGAVPDEVAIASDRVPMYYDYARKLIEMGKAYVCFCDGADFKKFKDAKEPCPHRDIDPEENMEHWEKMVAGEYEERSAVLRIKTDITHKDPALRDFGAFRIVKTPHPRPEVDDKYCVWPLLDFEGAIEDHELGMTHIIRGKDLMDSEKRQGYIYNYLGWEYPKTTHWGRVKMHEFGKFSTSGLRKAIEDGEYSGWDDPRLPTLRALRRRGILPEAIRKFFIEMGVGETDISISMDTLYAENRKLVDPVANRYFFVWDPVDLEITGTGPCKTTPALHPTEDRGCREIEVNNKVYICKEDAEKLEEGSKIRLKDLYNVEITSTEPLQAKYLGDSIESVKKEKMRIIHWAPMDGVPVKVLSPDGEFTGIGERQVATELDKVVQFERFGFCRIDAVAGEVVAYYTHK, encoded by the coding sequence ATGACTTTAACTGACGATGACAAGAAGACCATAGAGAAGTACGCACTCCAGAACGCTGTGAAATACGGCCAGGCACCACAGATAGGTGCAGTCATGGGCCGTGTCATGGGAGAGTGCCCCCACCTTCGTCCAAAAGCAAAGGACGTTACACCTGTTATTCAGGAAGTACTTGCCGAGGTTGCAAAAGAGACACCTGAACAGTGGCAGGCACGTCTTGAAGCTCTTGCTCCCGAACTTATAGAGGAGTTGAACACAAAGAAGGAACCTGATAAGGGTCTTAAGGCACTGGATGTTGAAGAGGGTCAGAAGGTGGTGATGCGTTTTGCACCAAATCCAAACGGTCCGCCAACCCTTGGAAGCACCCGTGGTATCATTGTGAATTTCGAGTACGTGAAGAAATACGGTGGTAAGTTCATCATCCGTTTCGATGATACCGACCCGCAGACCAAACGTCCCATGCTCGAGGCATATGACTGGTATGTGGATGACTGCAAATGGCTCGGTGCAGTCCCTGATGAAGTGGCCATTGCATCTGACAGGGTACCAATGTACTACGACTATGCCCGTAAGCTCATTGAGATGGGCAAGGCATACGTATGTTTCTGTGACGGTGCTGATTTCAAGAAGTTCAAGGATGCCAAGGAGCCATGTCCTCACAGGGATATTGATCCAGAGGAGAACATGGAACACTGGGAGAAGATGGTTGCAGGCGAGTACGAGGAGAGGTCCGCTGTCCTGCGTATCAAGACCGATATAACCCACAAGGATCCTGCTCTTCGTGATTTCGGTGCTTTCAGGATAGTCAAGACCCCGCACCCACGTCCTGAAGTGGATGACAAGTACTGTGTCTGGCCTTTGCTTGATTTCGAGGGTGCCATCGAGGACCACGAACTTGGCATGACCCACATTATCAGGGGTAAGGACCTGATGGACAGTGAGAAGCGTCAGGGTTACATCTACAACTACCTCGGCTGGGAATACCCGAAGACAACTCACTGGGGTCGTGTGAAGATGCATGAGTTCGGTAAGTTCAGTACAAGCGGACTCCGTAAGGCCATTGAGGACGGCGAGTACTCAGGATGGGACGACCCACGTCTTCCAACGCTCCGTGCACTGCGCAGGAGAGGTATACTCCCTGAAGCAATCCGTAAGTTCTTCATCGAGATGGGTGTCGGAGAGACCGATATCAGCATCAGTATGGATACTCTCTATGCAGAGAACCGCAAGCTTGTGGACCCTGTAGCGAACAGGTACTTCTTCGTATGGGACCCTGTTGATCTTGAGATAACAGGAACCGGTCCATGTAAGACAACTCCTGCACTGCATCCGACCGAGGACAGGGGATGCCGTGAGATCGAGGTTAACAATAAGGTATACATCTGCAAAGAGGATGCAGAGAAGCTTGAGGAAGGTTCGAAGATCAGGCTCAAGGACCTGTACAATGTTGAGATCACTTCCACCGAACCCCTGCAGGCAAAGTACCTCGGTGATTCCATCGAGTCCGTGAAGAAAGAGAAGATGAGGATCATACACTGGGCACCAATGGACGGGGTTCCTGTAAAGGTACTCTCACCAGATGGCGAGTTCACAGGTATCGGTGAAAGACAGGTCGCTACAGAGCTGGATAAGGTTGTCCAGTTCGAGAGATTCGGCTTCTGCAGGATCGATGCTGTTGCCGGGGAAGTAGTGGCATATTATACGCATAAGTGA
- a CDS encoding tetratricopeptide repeat protein, producing MGMLDDVKAKKKQKAAENWMKMADSAKTIEKQIEYYTKSLDIDPYNAEAWFKKGKGLEKLGRFEEAKKCFDLAIEIDPDYQGLIGRKYDSGAAHAVPSVPAVEENTFVSEPSVVEDTEFVREPAAPVMAEKNEPEEEWVTETPGPVAEESEISGENDVSSFNPPMGDESAFSDTFAGDDEDNGSPTFIEDEDDQEDENVFGAGSSEGSVAAQVEEASMFAGHFTPEPEEETMEKTNEPEDTFSSTPAPVQEEAPSAFSYEKEEDIIQMEEPETPVYDVIGTPSSGMPQASIEEETASGFDRSASAEGSTISGSVASSAVIAGAGNIPVSGEGPVDIRIPLNEAVKFWAIGVAAMLVVLIISRIL from the coding sequence ATGGGAATGTTAGATGACGTTAAAGCAAAGAAGAAGCAGAAAGCTGCTGAGAACTGGATGAAGATGGCCGACTCTGCCAAAACTATCGAGAAACAGATCGAATACTACACCAAATCACTGGATATCGACCCTTACAATGCAGAGGCATGGTTCAAGAAAGGCAAAGGTCTTGAGAAACTCGGACGTTTTGAAGAAGCCAAGAAATGCTTTGACCTTGCAATAGAGATCGACCCTGACTATCAGGGACTTATAGGCAGGAAATATGATTCTGGTGCAGCTCATGCAGTACCATCTGTACCTGCTGTCGAAGAGAATACATTCGTATCCGAACCTTCCGTAGTCGAAGATACGGAATTCGTAAGGGAACCTGCTGCTCCTGTCATGGCAGAAAAGAACGAACCTGAAGAGGAATGGGTGACAGAGACCCCCGGACCTGTTGCAGAAGAGAGTGAAATATCAGGTGAAAATGATGTATCTTCCTTCAATCCTCCCATGGGGGATGAATCTGCATTCAGTGATACATTCGCTGGAGACGATGAGGACAACGGTTCACCAACGTTCATTGAAGATGAGGATGATCAGGAGGATGAGAATGTCTTCGGTGCAGGCAGTTCAGAAGGGTCGGTTGCTGCACAGGTAGAAGAGGCATCCATGTTCGCAGGACATTTTACTCCTGAACCTGAAGAGGAGACCATGGAGAAAACAAATGAGCCCGAGGACACCTTCTCATCAACACCTGCTCCGGTTCAGGAAGAGGCTCCATCTGCATTCAGCTATGAAAAGGAAGAAGATATCATTCAGATGGAAGAACCGGAAACACCTGTTTATGATGTGATAGGAACTCCTTCATCGGGCATGCCACAAGCATCAATAGAAGAAGAAACTGCATCCGGGTTCGATCGGTCTGCATCTGCAGAGGGATCAACTATATCCGGCAGTGTCGCTTCATCAGCTGTTATTGCAGGAGCAGGAAATATTCCGGTATCAGGAGAGGGACCCGTGGACATAAGGATACCACTGAACGAAGCGGTCAAGTTCTGGGCAATTGGCGTTGCCGCCATGCTTGTCGTTCTGATAATATCAAGGATCCTTTGA